A stretch of the Alosa alosa isolate M-15738 ecotype Scorff River chromosome 16, AALO_Geno_1.1, whole genome shotgun sequence genome encodes the following:
- the psme1 gene encoding proteasome activator complex subunit 1, with translation MTSMDMSPASKKQVDGFCKKLTSEAEQLISTFFPQKIAEMDALLKSSLSLEDMTALKAPLDIPIPDPAKEELKRKKKEEKEAKEGKKDKDSDKEDEDAGPPCGPIGCNERLEALLKEIKPHIQTLKEKLNTVSMWVQLQIPRIEDGNNFGVAVQEKVFELLTNTRTKIEGFQTQISKYYSERGDAVAKASKQAHVGDYRQLVHDLDQYQYGELRIVVLEIRNTYAVLYDIINKNYDKIKKPRGDCKALIY, from the exons ATGACGTCCATGGACATGAGCCCCGCGTCAAAGAAACAG GTTGATGGCTTTTGCAAGAAGCTCACCTCAGAG GCAGAACAGCTGATCTCAACATTCTTCCCTCAAAAAATTGCAGAGATGGATGCCCTGTTGAAG TCTTCTCTCAGTCTGGAAGACATGACTGCACTGAAGGCTCCCCTTGACATCCCAATCCCAGACCCAGCCAAGGAAGAACtcaagaggaagaagaaagaggag AAAGAGGccaaggaaggaaagaaagacaagGACAGTGATAAAGAAGATGAAGATG CTGGTCCTCCCTGTGGTCCCATTGGCTGCAATGAGAGGCTGGAAGCTCTGCTGAAGGAGATTAAGCCTCACATCCAGACCCTGAAGGAGAAATTGAACACG GTGTCGATGTGGGTGCAACTTCAGATCCCCAGAATTGAGGATGGGAATAACTTTGGCGTGGCAGTTCAG GAGAAAGTGTTTGAGCTGCTGACCAACACTCGAACCAAGATTGAGGGATTCCAGACACAAATTTCAAA GTACTACAGTGAGAGGGGTGATGCGGTGGCCAAAGCCTCCAAACAAGCACATGTG GGAGATTACAGGCAGCTTGTTCATGACCTGGACCAGTATCAGTATGGCGAGCTTCGCATTGTTGTTCTGGAGATCCGCAACACATAC GCTGTGTTGTATGACATTATCAACAAGAACTACGACAAAATCAAGAAACCCAGGGGAGACTGCAAGGCTCTCATCTACTGA
- the LOC125309943 gene encoding fat storage-inducing transmembrane protein 1 — MSLSWLRKAADVLQNHPAILFALSTLVVVSDLTAAFLSHSSFRHHFHLVLSFLLLSGPALKMWVSKYSVFANKNHYLYRMFLSSGWGWTCVLAGSFMFLLSFSIRRSLFLSLRHLSRLAAASAVWLGLRWLLTSLEDASGSCFEPLSTALKACMEATSPGEGSRLLLRDGESKMSCLRAGFQWRGCEVSQEALLLCLCSLLLLEEVSVFGRCVHTPGAPLRLLFLLCVSLLGLWVFQLLCLLAHFSQFHSQLIGGALGCLAWRVLYRGWFRLDPSWCSPGRPTSGLVAPTERKGEVKNGHGEMFF, encoded by the exons ATGTCTCTCAGTTGGCTCAGGAAGGCTGCGGATGTCCTCCAGAACCACCCAGCCATCTTGTTCGCCCTCTCCACCCTGGTGGTGGTGAGCGACCTCACAGCCGCATTCCTTAGCCACAGCTCCTTCAGACACCACTTCCACCTGGTACTCTCCTTCCTGCTGCTGTCTGGGCCTGCCCTGAAAATGTGGGTCTCCAAGTACAGTGTGTTCGCTAACAAGAACCACTACCTCTACAG AATGTTCCTGAGTTCTGGTTGGGGCTGGACCTGCGTGCTCGCTGGATCCTTCATGTTCctgctctccttctccatccgccgctccctgtttctctccctccgtcACCTCAGTCGGCTGGCTGCAGCCAGTGCTGTGTGGCTGGGCCTCCGCTGGCTCTTAACCTCCCTGGAAGACGCCTCTGGCAGCTGTTTCGAGCCTCTCAGCACCGCTCTGAAAGCCTGCATGGAGGCCACATCTCCTGGGGAAGGCTCAAGATTGCTGCTCCGGGACGGGGAGAGTAAGATGAGCTGCCTGCGCGCCGGGTTCCAGTGGCGCGGCTGCGAGGTATCCCAGGAGGCTCTCCTGCTGTGCCTGTGCAGCCTGTTGCTATTGGAAGAGGTGTCTGTGTTTGGCCGGTGCGTGCACACCCCGGGAGCCCCCCTCCGACTGCTCTTCCTGCTCTGCGTCTCCCTGCTTGGACTGTGGGTCTTTCAGCTCCTCTGCCTACTGGCTCACTTCTCGCAGTTCCACTCCCAGCTAATTGGGGGCGCTCTAGGTTGCCTGGCCTGGAGAGTGCTCTACCGGGGTTGGTTTAGATTGGACCCAAGCTGGTGCAGTCCGGGAAGGCCCACCAGTGGACTAGTAGCTCCCACAGAACGGAAAGGAGAGGTGAAGAATGGACATGGAGAGATGTTTTTCTAA